Part of the Ignavibacterium album JCM 16511 genome, TGGAGCCGATCAACTTTTTACCACCACCTAATAATCATAACGGAATTACGACTAAAGATATTTTGATAATTCTGAAAGAAGACACTACACCAATAGATGAATCTTTTTATGAAGTCGTCAGGGAAGGCCTAAATAAAGTTTCTGAATTCAGAAAAAATAACAGCAACGCTTTATTTTTTAAGGAAAAATATTCTATCGGTGTTAATGAACCAGGTGTAAACTAAAAATTTTTGTATGAAATAATCCAACAGTATTACAGATTATATAATTTTTGAATTAACAGATTAACTGTTCAAACGGAGGCAAAAATATGAAACTTAAATTACTGGTTTTAATTACTTTATTTGCAACTAATCTGTTAGCCCAGAATCATGTAATTTCCAGACTTAAGCAGCCACCACCAAACCGTTTTGGAATTTCTGATTTGTGGTCGATTGATTTGAACAATACTACCAGAAAGGAAATTAAAGGTTACATTATCGGTACTCTTTCCGAGGATAAAGACGGTTTAATTGTTGAAGCCCGAACAAAATTATTTAACATCAAACCTGGCAACAATACATATACACAAAAAGATTTTCCAAATGCGGATGTCAATTATTACAATAATCGTTATAAAGAAATTCTTTTAAGAACCGGCGGAGCACCAGATGGTGATTACACAATTTGTATTACAGTTTATAATGAATTTGATGAAGTTATAGGTCAGGAAAATTGTATTTATCATTCCGTAAGACAATTAAGTAACATTACCCTTATTTCTCCTGATGAAAATGCAGTGATTACAGAAAGTGAAATTGTTTTCAGTTGGGTTCCACTACCATCAGCAAAAGAATATTCAATAAGAATTGTTGAGCTTATCGGAAATCAAAGTCCGGCTGCTGCAATGCGTGATAACAGACCGTTCTTTCAGAAAGATGGGATTAAAATTCCGAACTTTCAATATCCAATAAGCGAACGAAAATTCGTGGAAGATAAAACTTATGCCTGGCAGGTTTTTCTGAAAGAAAATCCTGAACAGACAGCCAGCGATATCTGGACATTTACAATTGCCAAAAGTAATTTGAAAATTGCAGGTGGAGATACAACCGGCAATAGCGGCGGCAATACTTTGAAACAAGGAATGACTAATCCTTGTAATAACAATCTTCCCAACTTGCAAATCACTAATAATAATCCTGATAATAAAAATGCACAGGATTATGTTAACAACTACATTAAGGTTGGTCACTTTAAAATGAAAGTACTTCAGGCAAGCGGAAACAGTGCTGGCTTGACTGGTAAAGGTTCAATTGTTGTCCCCTGGTTAAAAACTCCTATTGCAGTTGAATTTCAGAATATAAAAATTAATTCTGACACAGTGATGTTTAATGGCACTGTGTTTACAGAAAAAGATCAAACTCCAGAACAATGGCCTTATCAATGGGGAATTAATGTCGTTGGAAATTTCAACTGGACAACCGAACAAGTAAAGAAACTTGATAACTGGCTTCATAATACATTCTCTGGTTGGCCTGTGGTCAATAAGCTTGTTAAAGATTTTGATTTGAATCAGATGGTTCAGGATTATACTGATACTCCCTTAAAACTTCCGCTTGGTTTCAACAACATAAAAGGATATACTATTGCAATTTCTGAAATGAAGTTTGAACCAACTTCAGCTAAACTAAATTGTCTTGCTATCTTCCCTGTTGAAGATGACACACTTGCTTTCAAAGGTGGCGACATACCATTTAGTCCACAGGGACCTTCCTCATCGTCAGGTGAATTGGCATTGATACAAGATGTTAGTATTGTGGGAAATGTTCCGAATGGTGATACTTATGAAATTGTGATTAAGAAAAAACCTTCTGGCGGAAAACAAGTTGCCGGACAGCCGAAAGGAACTTTCATTAATTGGGATTGTCAGGGATTTAACACACTCAATGTTGATCTTGATTTTCTTTTCCCAAGAAGCTGGTTAAAACCAATTCCTGATAATGGACAAAAAGCTAAATCAAGTGTAACTACAACAATTGAGCATTGGGATGATTTAATTGTACAGACCTCTCTAAGTAAATGTTCAATTGTTGGTACATCAGGTGTCGAACTGGAAATAAATGAAATGTGGTTTGACAATTCAATTAGCTTAAATCCGCAATCAATAGTTTTTCCTGCCAACTATCCAGCAAATGCTACTCAGGGTCCGGACTTTAGAGGATTCTTTGTGAAAACAGCCAAGGTAAATCTTCCTAATAATTTTCTAAGCAATTCAAATCAACCTGTTGAGATTACTCTAAGTAATCTGATAATAAATAAACAAGGTTTAACAGGAACAATATCTGCAAATAATCTGCTTACATTTCCAAACGGTAAAATATCATCAATGTCTGCAAGTGTGGATTCTGTCAAACTGATATTTCTCTGCAGTTCTGTTACTGAAGCTTATGTAAGAGGAAAAATTGTTCTTCCAATTTCTGAAACGAATCAGCAGAATGCATTGCTTTATAAAATTAACTTAATGAATTCAAATGCATTGCAGGTTAATCTTCAACCACAAAATGCAATTACTGCAAAATTGTTTGGTAATGCTTCTCTCACATTAAGTAATACTTCAAGTTTTGATATGTGGTTAAGCAGCAATCTGAAATTTATAGTAAACCTTAACGGGCAATTCAACATTGCAAATCTTGACTTATTCAATGTTAAGAAAATCAATATTCAGACTAACTTTCAAAATCTGAAACTTGATTATGATGATGGCAGGACGCAACAACAAGGCAAGTTAATAATAAATGCAGGTCAGTGGAGTTTTGCGAGTCCACAAAAATCATTTGCGAACATTCCCATCACAATTAAGAACATAAAATTTGAACAACTTCAGGCACAAGGCAATGAAGTGTTAAAAGGTTCATTATCATTTAAAGTTGATGTCAATTTGAACGAGAAATTTTCAGGTTCGAGTAAACTATCAATTTTGGGTTCGGTATCAAAAGACAATAATGGAAAATTTCAACCTCACTTAAATTCTATCCTGGTTGACACAATAAACTTAAATGTTAATCTAGCTGCTGTAAAAGTTAAAGGACAGATTGCATTTTTTAGCGAAGTAACAAATCCAACTTTTGGAAATGGTTTCGGCGGAAATATTACTGCCACATTTAATTCCATTCAGATAGAATTATCTTCCTCCTTTAAAGTTGGTTCAACAAAATATAATAACGGAAATAACTACTACAGATACTGGTATGTTGAAGCCAAAGCAATTCTACCAAAACAATATGGAATTGTATTTTTACCAGGAGCAGCGTTCTATGGATTTGGTGCTGCTGCATGGCAGCGAATAAATGTTTCGAATTTATCAATGCCGACTCCGTCTGAAGTACAAAATGCTGGAAATGTTTCAAACACACCGACAAGTGGGGCGACATTCACACCTGATAATTCAATTGGTTTTGGATTTAAAGTAATGGCAGTGATGGGAACATATCCCGAGCCAAAGACATTTAATCTTGATGCAGCTTTATCAGCACAATTTTCGAATAGTGGTGGTCTGAATAAAATCAGTTTCGTAACAAATTTCTGGGCTCAAGCTGATTTGCTAAAAAGAAATGAAGCACCGGTTTATGGTGATGTTACAATTGAATATACTCCACCAGATAAACTTTTCCTGATGAATGCAAATGCATTTATTAAATATCCTAGAAACAGTCCTGTTGTAAGAACCGATGGAATCGGAAATCCGAACGATAAAGTTAATCTGACTCTGATGATAAACGGAAAAACAAATAAATGGTATTTCCTGGCGGGAAAACCGTCTCAGACAAATAAAGTTAAGATATTCGGAGTTACAAGTTGGGAATATCTGATGTTCGGAAATGACATTGGTCAGTTTGTTCGAACAGGATTCCAACCTCAAACACTGCAAGGTTTAGCTACTGTTGGATTATATCCTTCTCAACCGACAACACAAATTCCTGCGTTGGCAGGAACCGGAAGAGGATTTTCATTTGGTGCGGGTGTTTTCTTCAGTGTTGACAAATCACTTGGAATGGGATGGTTATCCTGGGCTGTTGGTGGAAGAACTCCTTACCTTAAATACGGAGGCGGTGGTGGATTTGAAATTAATTTATCACTGCTTCAGTACAATGGTTGTAATGGTAATCCAATTGGTTTTAATAATTGGTATGCAAACGGAAGTGCCGCAGCATGGTTATATGGATACGCAAGAGTTGAACTGGAAAGAAAAAATAAAAAACCCTGTCTTGTTTGCTGTAAAGGTAAAAATGATCCAGATCCTTGTGTAGCAAATCTTGCTTCGATAAAAGTTGGTTTCTGGACACAGGCAGGATTTATTAACCCTTCGTGGGTTGAAGGGCAGGCAACAGTTTATGTTAATGTATTCGGATTAAATTGGTCCGGAAATGTTGATATAAATTGGGGAAGCAAGTGCAGTAACATTCAGACAACTTCTTACACACAAACATTCACACAAGAATATGCAACAGATAAAATCGGTGATTTGATTCTGAATGTTGATCCGCAGTCAAATGATTTAATTAATCCTGGTAAGAAAATAAATGTTTATACAGCTTATGATGAAACTCCATTTGAAGTTCCGGAATTACAATCAAACGGAACAATTCAAACAAAAACATTCAAAGTTACCTATACTGCTGACTTAATAAAGTATGTAACAATTGGTTCCGGAAACCAGATGATTGATAATCAGGTTCCTCAGAATTTAACACGTTCGGCTCAGCGTAACTATATGAATGCGTATGAATACTGGATCAATCGTGGTTCGAATCAGTATCAGGGAAATATTTTCAGAAACCTGGATGATAACTCAAAATATAAATTTACAGTGAAAGCTGATTTGTGGCAGTTTAATAATTCGACTAACAGTTGGGAAAAAGCAAAAGATAAATTCAACAATTTAATTTATGAGATTAAGTCAGTAACATTCAATTCAGATGTTTTATTGACTTCACAAAATATTTCTAATCCACCAACTAATCCGAATAACTAAGTTGGAGAGTGAAAATGAATATGAACATCAGAATAATAATAAATCAGATTTGGAAAGTTACTTTTTCAATTCTATTACTATTTAATATTTCTTTTGCTCAGAATGCAGAAGAGCCAATAAAACTTAAAATCGGATTAACTGCACGTGCTTATGGTGATTCAATTTACTTTAGATGGGCTGTAACAAATCCAACTGCCTGGAGATTAGCCAAAGAGAATGGGTTTATTCTTGAGAAAGCTAAAATTCTTTCGGATGGCAGAGTTGAAAAATATCTAACCGTAACTGATCAGCCAATAAAGCCCTGGTCTTTGGAAAAATGGGAAGAATATTTTGATTCAAGACCACCGAAAGATATTTCATCTTTAGACAACGAAGGAATTGCTTTCACACTTGGTATAGGTGAAAAAGACGATGAAGAAAAATTAAACTTACCACAGGAGAATGAAGATTTTCTGAAATCGATAAAAGAAAAACGAAGCAGTCAGGAATGGGCATTGTTACTTTCGTTAATTGCAGCAAATAACAGTCTGACTGCCGCTGAAGGTTTGGGACTTTTTTATATAGATCGTGATGTGAAAGAAAATGAAACTTATTCATACAGAATTTATGTCAATTTTAAATCTCAGTTATACTCATTTGACACTACTTATCTTACTATTACTAACACCAGGTTTGATCCTAAGAAAGGATTTAAACAAATTCAGGCAAATGAAAACGACGGAAGCATAGAAATTATCTGGGATATAGACAATCAGTTCAGCACTTACAATGTTGAAAGATCTGAGGATAAGAAAACTTTTAAAAGATTGAACGACTCTCCCCTTCTTACACTTAAGAGTGCACAGGCCGACAGTTCAAATAAAGATTCATACATTGATACAACCATCGTGAATTATAAACCTTATACTTATCGAGTTTATGCTATGACTGTTTTTGCGGATGAAATATTACTTGGCGAAATTACTGCAATGGGAAGAGATCGGACACCTCCGGAACAACCTTATGTACCGCAGCCAAGTCATATTGAAGAAAATAAAATCAAAATTACCTGGCAGATGGCTGATCCTCCTGCAGCAGACCTAGCAGGATTTTATATTGGTCGTGATTCCCTCATTGATGGCAAATACAATTACATCACAAAAACTCCATTACCGAAAACTTCAAGAGAATTTATAGATACAACTTTTTCAAAAAACAATTATAACTTTTACACAGTTTTTGCTTTCGACACAGCAGGAAATTCCAGCTCTTCTTATCCGGTTTATGTTGTACTGAATGATACAACACCACCAGCACCTCCTAAATGGAAAGAGGCATTTATGGATTCAAATGGTGTTGTCACTTTAAGATTGCAACCAAATAAAGAATTTGATTTGATGGGTTACCGAATTCTCAAAGCAAATGCACCTGATCATGAATTTTCATCAATCATTGAATCTTTTAATCCGGATTCAACGGAATTAAAATTTAAAATTGAATTTGCTGATACAGTTGACCTTCAAACAATGACAAAATATGTTTATTACAGAGCAACAGCACTTGACAACAGATATAACGAATCTGAATTTTCCGAAATAATTGCTGTGCCCAGACCAGATGTTGTACCACCGATTGCGCCTGTACTTACTGATGCTCTCGTTACAGAGAAAGATGTAACCTTAAAATTTATTCCGAGCGAAAGCGAGGATGTAAAAAACCATTTAGTTCTTAAACGAGTAAATGGTGAAGAAAAATGGGACACACTTGCAGTTCTTAAACCAAAAGATTCTGTTTATGTTGATGATAAAGTATCTGCAAACATTACTTATCAATATTGCCTGTTTGCTGTTGATAGCAGCAACCTGAAATCAGAATTATCATTCATTCTGGAGGCAAGGCCATATTATCTTGGAATCTTACCTGACATTAAAAACTTTATTGTTTCTTTTGATTCAGAAAAAAAATCCGCAAATCTAAGCTGGGCGTTTGAATATGAGAAGGATGTCTATTTTGTAGTTTACCGGGCATACGAAAATCAACCTTTAACTAGATACAAAACATTAAAATCCTCTGAAGCGCGTAATTATACTGACACGGATTTCTCAAACGGCAGCGGAAAATATTTTTATGCAATAAAAGCGTTTGATAATCTGAATGCAGAATCCAGGTTAAGTGAGAAAGCTGAGGTTTTAGTTAAATAAAATCTTTAGTCGATTGTTTATCTAAGTATACCGTTGAAACGGTTATTATAATATTTGGCTTTCATTAGGGCTAACTAAAAAGTAAAATATTGTTAAGCTGATCCGTTGACTAATGGATGTCGAAGCTTAATATTTTTAATCATATCCATAATCTGACAGGTTTAGTGTATCATAAAAGCTAACTTTTGGTTCAGCCCCGAAAAAAGTAAAAGTTTCAAACCGTTTTGACGGTTTATAAATACAAGCTGTCAACTTGAGCAAAAACTTATGATACTGTTCTATCAACTTTCAACTTGAGCAAAGGAGGGCTAGGGAAAAGACTCAGGTAATCTTCTCAAGCCAGTCATCATTATACAAAGTACTGAAATACTTATAGCCGGAGTCACAGACTACAGTAACTATGTTTACTTCTTTGTCGATTTCTCTGGCAAGATGAACCGCAGCAAAAATATTTGCACCAGTTGAACCACCTGATAGAATTCCTTCTTCAAAGGCAAGCTTTCGTGCCCAGCCAAATGCTTTCTTATCTTCTACCTGAATCATATCATCAAGATACTCAAGCTGTGCAGTTTTTATCAGAAATTCATCACCAATCCCCTCAATTTTATATCTGGACGGATGAATCAACTTTTTATATTTAAACCAATCATAAAATACTGAACCAATCGGATCGACTCCAATTAACTTAATATTTGGATTTTTTTCTTTGAGAAATTTACCTGCGCCAATTAATGTTCCGCCAGTTCCGACGCCAGAGACAAAATAATCAATTTTACCATCCATTTGTTCCCAGATTTCCGGTCCGGTAGTAAAATAATGTGCTTCGTTATTATCAAGATTATTATGTTGATCTATGTAAAACAATTTAGGATCATTTTTGCATAATGTCTGAGCATAATTATTATATGATTCCGGATGTTCCGGCGGCAGGGATGCATCAACCTTTATTACTTCGACACCAAGAATTTCAAGCATTTTAATTTTTTCCTTGCTCGTTGTATCCCGAATTACAATTTTGAGTTTGTAACCTTTGTGGCGACAAATGATAGCAAGGCCCATTGCTGTATTGCCGGACGAATTTTCAATAATTGTATCACCGGGTTTAATTTTGCCTTCTTTCTCGGCTTTCTCAATCATATACTTCGCGATTCGGTCTTTAATGCTGCCTCCCGGATTCAGATACTCTAGCTTTGCCCAGATGCTGGCTTTTGTTCCTTTTGATATATTTTTCAAACAGACAATCGGAGTTCTTCCAATTGTTTCGAGAATATTATCATATTTTTTATTTCTCATCACTTCCCTTTATAAAACTATATCCTCTCAGAAATTCTTCAGTACTCATTCGCTTCTTTCCTTCCAGCTGGATTTCGAGAATTTTTATTGCATCTTTTCCACAACCTACAATTAATTCCTTTTTGGTTTGATGAAATTCAGAAAGTTTTAAATGCATATCCTTTACAATTTCCGTCCTGTAAACTTTAATTACTTTTTTATTATGAATAAAGAATGCAGCAGGATAAGGAGAAAGTCCTCTAACAAGATTATGAATTTCTTCGGCAGGTTTATTCCATTCAATCATACAAATCTCTTTTGTGATTTTTGGTGCGGGAGAAGCAAGAGAATCATCCTGCGGAAGAAGCTGGTAATTTCCGCTTTCTATTAAATCAATAGTTTTTATTACGACTTCAGCACCGAGTTCACTCAATCTGTCGTGCAGTGTTCCGAAATTATCTTCAGGATGAATTTGCACTTTTAACTGAAGATAAATATTTCCTGTATCTACCTGCTCTGCTAACCTGAAAGTAGTCAACCCCGTTTCAGTTTCTCCGTTTATAAGTGCCCACTGAATCGGAGCAGCACCACGATATTTCGGAAGCAAAGAAGCATGAAGATTGAACGAACCGTATTTCGGAATTTCAAAAATTTCTTTTGGTAAAATTCTGAATGCAACAACAACAAACAGATCGGGTTGAAGATTCTTCAACTGCTCAATAAACTCAGAATTATCTTTAAGTTTTTCCGGTTGATAAACTGGAATGTTATGTTCAACTGCAAATTTCTTAACCGGAGTAAAGGTTACTTTTTGTCCCCTTCCTCTTTCTTTATCGGGTGTAGTTACAACACCAATCAATTGATGGTTACTATGATAAACAGCTTTAAGCGAAGGAATCGCAAAGTCAGGTGTGCCCATAAAAACAATTTTCATTTGCACACCTATTTGATTAAAAGATAATCTGAAGAATTGCTGATTGGATATTGAACTTCAAGTTTTCTTTTTCTGATTTTATCAAGATGTCTTTTATATCGCTTTTTGCTTTCGTCATCAAGATAATCAATAAACAAAACTCCCTGAAGGTGATCGAATTCATGCTGAATAACACGAGCAAGCAGATCATCAGCTTCAATAAGATGTTCTTTCATCTTAGTATCGAGAAATGAAATCTGAATTCCTTTTGGTCTGATTATGTCCGCCCGAAGATCAGGAATACTTAAACAACCTTCTTCAAATGAAGATGTTTCATCTGACTTAGAAATTATTTTAGGATTTATCATTGCAATTGGTTTATACTTTTCATAACCTTCAACAGGAGAAATGTCAACAACAAAAATCTGCCGATTAACTCCAATCTGATTAGCTGCCAAACCGATTCCGTTGGCGTTACGCATAGTCTCAAACATATCAGCAATTATTGCAACAATTTTGTCATCGATCTCGGTTACTTTGGATGCTTTCTTTCTGAGTATTTTGTCACCACAAACTGTAATAGGGAGTATTGACATTTATTATTTAAACAATAATTTATTTTATAATCTGTTAAAAAATAAAAAAAGCTGTTTCGAATAGAAAGAGGCTTTTAAATGCTCAATGCTCGATGTTCAATTTTCAATGATAAAAATCAATTTCTATTTAGTTGAACATTTAGCATTAATCATTAATCATTTATCATTTTATTAGGAGTTTCCCATCTTTCATTAACAATTTATCATCAAGCCAAACAGTTGGTTTTTTAACAACGCCATCTAAATGAATAGGAACATTAACATTTCCTCCCATAGAAACATTGTTGCCCAACGCGATATGAATTGTTCCCATTACTTTTTCATCTTCGAGTAAAACACCACTGAGTTTTGCAGAGTCATTAGTACCTATTCCAAACTCGGCAATGTTATATGCTTCCCTACCAACAGCATCAAGCTGTTGTTTAAGTCTTCGTGCTAAAGTTCCACCTGATATTTTTGTAGCATAACCATTTTCAACTTCAATTCTAATGTTTGCATTTTTGATTAACCCTAAACCAGCCATCGAGCCATCAACAACGAAAACACCATTTGCAGTGCCTTCAACAGGAGCTAGAAATGTTTCGCCTGTTGGAAGATTTCCGCTTTCACCTTTTGCATGAAATAATCCTTTACTTGCATAAGCAGTTCTTCCTTCAATCGAAAATGAAATATCAGTTCCGGCTGGTGCAGTTACTCTGATCAACTTTCCCTTCTCAAGAATTTCTTTCAACTTAATTGAGAGTGCTGCTATATTTTTATAGTTTGCATTCATTCCGCGAATCATAACTTCTTTAGTAATTCCGGGAAATGTTGCAACTCTGACGCCTTTGGCAGAAGCAGTTCTTCTTGCGTTTGTATGAGTAAGTGATTTTGCAGTCGGACAAAAGACCACATCGAACTGTTTCATTAATTCTGCAACTTCTGCAGGAGGCTCATCGCCATTTATTTTTCCGGATTTCATCTCTACAAGCAAAGAATAATATCCTAATCTGATTGCATTCTCATGCAGTGCTAATCCGATTTCTCTCTTTTGTTCATCTGTAATAACCAATATTTTTTCTTCTGGTTTAGTGCCCATACAATCCCTGATTGCTATAACACAAGCACTATCAAGTTTTGTTAATTTTCTTTTCATTTTTTTCCCTTTTGATTAAAGTGGAAAGCCAACATTTAGTTGTAGCACAGCATTAAAGCCACCTGATTTTATAAATGGTTCATTTGCATCGGGAGAATCAACTAAATCTTTGAACTGAAAATTTTCATCTGTACTCATTTTATCAATTCTCAAATAACTATAAGCAACAATACCTTCGACGCTGATATAGTTTTTTAACACCTCAACCACAAAACCAGAGCCAACTGAATATCCAAGTTCTGTTTTGTCATTATTAAATTTCTGCACTGAAGTGCCGGCAAATGAGTTGACTGTTTCAGTTAGTCGTGCTGAGTTAATTAAAAGAGCACCATCTAAAATTTTCCAGTGAAGTCCGTTGAAGATAGGGATACCAACATCAAGTCCAACTCCCCAGCTTTTTAATTTCAGATCATAATCATAATTAAAGACTCCAGCCCTGGAGTTTATACTCCCATCGTGAGATTCAGCCAATTGTTGATAGTAACCTTTTGCAGTGATAAAGAATCCGCTAAACTTTGCTCTGAAAAAATTCAGACCAAGTCTATAACCTTCTGCTTTACCAAATTTATCTAATTGCTTTCCTCCCGTAGCTACAGAACTTACATTGAATTGATTAACATAAGTTTCAAGCATTCCAGGTTGAAATTGCTGATAATTATAACCTCCGTAACCTCCAACCAAACCAAGACAACCAAAGCCAAATGATTGTGCATTCAGATTTATGAATGTAAAAGTTAATGACACTGTAACTATAATTTTTTTAAGCATAGCCAACTCACAAATTTTCAGTAACAAATTAACAAATAACTTAAAGAAATATCAACCAGCAAATAAATAATCATCTACTAAGATTTTAGCATTCCATTTTCCAAACCGTGGCCACCGGAACCAA contains:
- a CDS encoding aminopeptidase gives rise to the protein MKRKLTKLDSACVIAIRDCMGTKPEEKILVITDEQKREIGLALHENAIRLGYYSLLVEMKSGKINGDEPPAEVAELMKQFDVVFCPTAKSLTHTNARRTASAKGVRVATFPGITKEVMIRGMNANYKNIAALSIKLKEILEKGKLIRVTAPAGTDISFSIEGRTAYASKGLFHAKGESGNLPTGETFLAPVEGTANGVFVVDGSMAGLGLIKNANIRIEVENGYATKISGGTLARRLKQQLDAVGREAYNIAEFGIGTNDSAKLSGVLLEDEKVMGTIHIALGNNVSMGGNVNVPIHLDGVVKKPTVWLDDKLLMKDGKLLIK
- the fmt gene encoding methionyl-tRNA formyltransferase: MKIVFMGTPDFAIPSLKAVYHSNHQLIGVVTTPDKERGRGQKVTFTPVKKFAVEHNIPVYQPEKLKDNSEFIEQLKNLQPDLFVVVAFRILPKEIFEIPKYGSFNLHASLLPKYRGAAPIQWALINGETETGLTTFRLAEQVDTGNIYLQLKVQIHPEDNFGTLHDRLSELGAEVVIKTIDLIESGNYQLLPQDDSLASPAPKITKEICMIEWNKPAEEIHNLVRGLSPYPAAFFIHNKKVIKVYRTEIVKDMHLKLSEFHQTKKELIVGCGKDAIKILEIQLEGKKRMSTEEFLRGYSFIKGSDEK
- the def gene encoding peptide deformylase; amino-acid sequence: MSILPITVCGDKILRKKASKVTEIDDKIVAIIADMFETMRNANGIGLAANQIGVNRQIFVVDISPVEGYEKYKPIAMINPKIISKSDETSSFEEGCLSIPDLRADIIRPKGIQISFLDTKMKEHLIEADDLLARVIQHEFDHLQGVLFIDYLDDESKKRYKRHLDKIRKRKLEVQYPISNSSDYLLIK
- a CDS encoding PLP-dependent cysteine synthase family protein codes for the protein MRNKKYDNILETIGRTPIVCLKNISKGTKASIWAKLEYLNPGGSIKDRIAKYMIEKAEKEGKIKPGDTIIENSSGNTAMGLAIICRHKGYKLKIVIRDTTSKEKIKMLEILGVEVIKVDASLPPEHPESYNNYAQTLCKNDPKLFYIDQHNNLDNNEAHYFTTGPEIWEQMDGKIDYFVSGVGTGGTLIGAGKFLKEKNPNIKLIGVDPIGSVFYDWFKYKKLIHPSRYKIEGIGDEFLIKTAQLEYLDDMIQVEDKKAFGWARKLAFEEGILSGGSTGANIFAAVHLAREIDKEVNIVTVVCDSGYKYFSTLYNDDWLEKIT